The following are encoded in a window of Roseimaritima ulvae genomic DNA:
- the purB gene encoding adenylosuccinate lyase, translating to MSVDLPNVLASRYASEAMVKIWSPANKVVLERELWLAVIEAQQDLGVDVPAGVLEAYRGVIDQVDLASIDARERVTKHDVKARIEEFNALAGHEHVHKGMTSRDLTENVEQLQIRSALTLVRDRTVAALSLVAQRAAEYAEQAIAGRSHNVPAQVTTVGKRFANIAEELLASYDRIENLLARYSLRGIKGPVGTQQDMLDLFQGDADKLATLDQRIAAKLGFETCLDSVGQVYPRSLDFDVVSALTQLSSGPANFARTLRLMAGAELATEGFKPGQVGSSAMPHKMNARSAERIDGFCVILRGYLSMVGGLLGDQWNEGDVSCSVVRRVALPDAFLAIDGQLETFLTVLVDFGAYPAVIDRELRRYLPFLATTKILVAAVKSGVGRETAHETIKEHAVAAALAMRESGRDDNDLIERLAADERLPMDAAALQAAIGDPIGFIGNAAGQIESIVARVEAITARYGDAANYRPGAIL from the coding sequence GTGTCGGTCGATCTTCCCAACGTGTTGGCCTCTCGTTATGCCAGCGAAGCCATGGTCAAAATCTGGTCGCCGGCCAACAAGGTGGTGCTGGAACGCGAATTGTGGCTGGCCGTCATCGAAGCTCAACAGGACCTGGGCGTCGATGTGCCGGCGGGCGTGCTGGAAGCGTATCGCGGCGTCATCGATCAGGTCGATCTGGCCTCCATCGACGCTCGCGAAAGAGTCACTAAGCATGACGTCAAAGCGCGGATCGAAGAATTCAACGCGTTGGCTGGTCACGAGCACGTGCACAAGGGCATGACCTCCCGGGACCTGACCGAAAACGTCGAACAACTGCAAATCCGCTCCGCCCTGACTCTGGTCCGCGACCGCACCGTGGCCGCGCTCAGCTTGGTAGCTCAACGCGCCGCCGAATACGCCGAACAGGCCATCGCCGGCCGCAGCCACAACGTGCCCGCGCAGGTCACCACGGTGGGCAAACGCTTTGCCAATATCGCGGAAGAATTATTGGCCTCCTACGACCGTATCGAAAACCTGCTGGCCCGATACTCGCTGCGCGGCATCAAGGGACCGGTCGGCACGCAGCAGGACATGTTGGACTTGTTTCAAGGCGACGCCGACAAGCTGGCCACCCTGGACCAACGCATCGCCGCCAAACTGGGGTTCGAAACCTGTTTGGATTCGGTTGGACAAGTCTACCCGCGTTCGCTGGATTTTGACGTCGTCTCAGCGCTCACCCAACTGTCCTCCGGCCCCGCCAACTTTGCTCGTACGCTGCGCCTGATGGCCGGTGCAGAATTGGCCACCGAAGGTTTTAAGCCCGGCCAAGTGGGTTCCTCGGCGATGCCCCACAAGATGAATGCTCGTTCGGCCGAACGTATCGATGGCTTCTGCGTGATCCTCCGCGGCTACCTATCGATGGTCGGCGGACTATTGGGCGACCAATGGAACGAAGGCGATGTCAGTTGCAGCGTCGTCCGCCGCGTCGCGCTGCCGGATGCCTTCCTGGCCATCGATGGTCAGCTGGAAACGTTTTTGACGGTGTTGGTCGATTTCGGAGCTTACCCGGCGGTGATCGATCGCGAACTGCGGCGGTACCTGCCCTTCCTGGCCACCACCAAAATTTTGGTCGCGGCGGTGAAGTCGGGCGTGGGGCGCGAAACGGCTCACGAAACCATTAAGGAACACGCTGTCGCCGCGGCTTTGGCGATGCGGGAAAGCGGACGCGACGATAACGACCTGATCGAACGCCTGGCCGCCGACGAACGACTTCCGATGGACGCGGCAGCCCTGCAAGCGGCGATCGGCGATCCGATTGGGTTCATCGGCAACGCCGCCGGTCAGATTGAATCAATCGTTGCCCGCGTCGAAGCCATCACCGCCCGCTACGGCGACGCCGCCAACTACCGCCCCGGCGCGATTCTGTAG
- a CDS encoding DMT family transporter, with the protein MSSLPTLPSRRRAIAALVVVNAMWGSSFPIVKSMNLQIDQHFAVTEWTASHWLRGVSAAWVIGIRFAAALVLFLLLYRTTLRRVGLPHVLSGVAVGTLFFMGLLLQVVGLGTIPASRSGFLTSLAVVFTPLIGTLIRRRMPRVPVILAAVLALLGTAILTGLFVWDETGIGIAADARQKWTLGDSLTTLAALFFSGQILLVDQLGKRYDSVAFTPSMFASTALLAFAVFVIFSGQIPETSAGGWATLAMQPSFYGLMALLVVFPSLLAFVWMNKYQPSLSAGEAAVVYTMEPLFASFWAMCLPVWLSVWCLIDYQNERFSLPLVIGGTLVLAANVLALWEPGKAELPPRLNATA; encoded by the coding sequence ATGTCCTCCCTCCCGACCCTACCCAGCCGCCGCCGCGCGATCGCGGCTTTGGTGGTCGTCAATGCGATGTGGGGTTCATCGTTTCCGATCGTCAAGTCCATGAATCTGCAGATCGATCAGCACTTTGCAGTCACCGAATGGACGGCCTCACACTGGTTGCGGGGCGTTTCGGCGGCCTGGGTGATTGGAATTCGGTTTGCTGCCGCATTGGTTTTGTTTTTACTGCTGTACCGCACCACTCTGCGCCGCGTGGGTCTGCCCCACGTGCTCTCCGGGGTCGCCGTGGGCACGTTGTTTTTCATGGGGCTCCTGCTGCAGGTGGTGGGGTTGGGCACGATCCCGGCATCGCGAAGCGGTTTCTTGACCAGTTTGGCCGTGGTGTTTACGCCGCTGATTGGGACCTTGATTCGGCGGCGGATGCCGCGGGTGCCGGTGATATTGGCGGCTGTCTTAGCGCTGTTGGGCACGGCGATTTTGACCGGGCTGTTCGTGTGGGACGAGACCGGCATCGGGATCGCCGCCGACGCGCGGCAGAAGTGGACTCTGGGTGATTCGCTGACCACCCTGGCGGCCCTGTTTTTCAGCGGCCAGATCCTGTTGGTGGATCAGCTGGGCAAACGCTACGACTCGGTGGCCTTCACGCCAAGCATGTTCGCCAGCACCGCGCTGTTGGCGTTCGCGGTGTTCGTGATTTTTAGCGGGCAGATTCCCGAGACGTCCGCCGGCGGTTGGGCGACGCTGGCGATGCAACCGTCGTTTTATGGTCTGATGGCCCTGCTGGTGGTCTTTCCATCCCTGTTGGCATTTGTCTGGATGAACAAGTACCAACCCAGCTTATCGGCCGGAGAAGCGGCTGTGGTGTATACCATGGAGCCGCTGTTTGCCTCGTTTTGGGCGATGTGCTTACCCGTCTGGCTGAGCGTTTGGTGCCTGATTGACTACCAAAATGAACGCTTCAGCCTGCCGCTAGTGATCGGCGGCACGTTGGTGTTGGCGGCCAACGTGCTGGCTCTGTGGGAACCCGGCAAAGCGGAATTGCCGCCCAGACTCAACGCAACCGCTTAG
- a CDS encoding DUF1571 domain-containing protein, whose amino-acid sequence MVTKRRNFLFTLGTLAAGASTLSAQQPTTREPVFRVSRANSIPHESVHPLDRALHMAREGLTHIRSNIRDYSAVVVKRETIDGTLTDPEFMYVKIRNRKVAGGQVQTPFGVYLVYLKPTAIKGREVVYIEGQNDGKLIAHEGGMRGRFLPTVPLSPTGAMAMRGQRYPLTEIGIENLIVKLIERGEIARQYPEITCEFRKNAKLKDRVCTVIQLNQPKRVSELEFSQAQIFIDDEHNIPIRYVAYDWPKQPGARPGVIEEYNYLDVKLNIGLTDSDFDRNNPAYNF is encoded by the coding sequence ATGGTAACCAAACGACGTAATTTTCTTTTCACACTCGGCACGTTGGCAGCTGGCGCTTCCACACTTTCTGCCCAACAACCGACCACTCGCGAACCGGTTTTCCGAGTTTCGCGGGCCAACAGCATCCCTCACGAGAGTGTCCACCCACTCGACCGGGCGTTGCATATGGCTCGCGAAGGCCTGACGCACATTCGCTCCAACATCCGCGACTACTCGGCGGTGGTCGTCAAGCGTGAAACGATCGACGGTACTTTGACCGACCCGGAGTTCATGTATGTCAAAATCCGCAACCGCAAGGTCGCCGGCGGTCAGGTGCAGACTCCGTTTGGCGTGTACTTGGTGTACCTTAAACCGACGGCCATCAAGGGCCGCGAAGTCGTTTACATCGAAGGCCAAAACGACGGCAAGTTGATCGCTCACGAAGGCGGCATGCGAGGGCGGTTCCTGCCCACCGTGCCCTTGTCGCCTACCGGAGCGATGGCGATGCGTGGTCAGCGTTATCCGCTGACCGAAATCGGCATCGAGAACCTGATCGTCAAACTGATCGAACGCGGCGAAATCGCGCGTCAGTACCCGGAAATCACCTGCGAATTCCGCAAGAACGCCAAGCTGAAAGATCGCGTCTGTACGGTAATCCAGCTGAACCAACCCAAACGCGTCTCGGAACTGGAATTCAGCCAGGCCCAGATCTTTATCGACGATGAGCACAACATCCCGATTCGTTACGTCGCTTATGACTGGCCCAAGCAACCGGGCGCGCGGCCAGGCGTGATCGAGGAATACAACTACCTGGACGTCAAACTGAACATCGGCTTGACCGACAGCGACTTCGACCGCAACAACCCCGCGTACAATTTCTAA
- a CDS encoding BatA domain-containing protein, with translation MSFLNVSLIIGIAAASIPVLLHLISRREPKRLVFPAVRFLTERIEVNRSRLKIRRWMLLALRAGVLAVLAMALARPQIHQAASGTWLTIGIMIFLGLALLVLAGVATTRQYGRALVLGLLACGLVLMLLALGWGGVVWAGSAPVNVSETAPAAVAIVLDNSPRSDYTTDDGSRLEQMQATAQWLVSRYPRDSRIAVLDRSARPASFSLDNAAAMRTIDKTEPRQLVQPLAERIEAAVRLVRSSELERRAVFVLSDLTRESWTPSDAPSAALSLPPLLAESTPVALQVVNLAAGQDGETADTENRRLGFPAIADATPAREVPVPMSIKVFLEPGTDPAPIRCELQLYELSSSLPVVRDGETVLPPLRVVDRTAGNAHPASPAELFFALPPLLPGTHHGRIQLTGSDPLAIDDVRYFTVTVRPPARVLIVGDDSPAAEHVRRILNAEFEPGDPRAEFAIDSVTPAQFNEQALASLDAVALLDPDPDKLAASAQLALLQWVRDGGNLFIAFGSAGKEHGFPSTSSENTSDARRLLFPTRRVWRIPEGSFFELARPAHPILTELAEIPGGVPWNAFRIQRYWQLDVEPGDAALARYAGTEHAALLERPIGNGRMVMMTTPIVPSAQHRLASWNELFIAADYWPAFLLTRQIFDYVGNRDVGNFNVAVGAPVVVPLDASAPAPAANGSPTNNSRASGTADNTERLQMFTAQMPPVPVPVDQGLAMVGVPHHVGNYWLRGTEPPIGFSANLPEAATELATIDPELLIDILGEGNYELVTDRESIVAAEGRSSEARPLYAQAMIVVLALFLLEQLLANRFYRASKSVTAAAPRLHAKGTT, from the coding sequence ATGTCCTTTCTAAATGTCTCACTGATTATTGGAATCGCCGCGGCATCGATTCCGGTGCTGTTGCATCTGATTTCGCGCCGTGAACCCAAACGCTTGGTGTTTCCCGCCGTGCGGTTTTTGACCGAGCGGATTGAGGTCAACCGCAGCCGTTTGAAAATTCGGCGTTGGATGCTGCTGGCGCTGCGAGCCGGAGTGCTGGCCGTGTTGGCGATGGCTCTGGCGCGGCCACAGATTCATCAAGCGGCCAGCGGCACCTGGTTAACGATTGGCATCATGATCTTTTTGGGGCTAGCCCTGCTGGTGTTGGCCGGCGTGGCGACGACGCGACAGTACGGCCGCGCACTGGTCTTGGGCTTGTTGGCCTGTGGCCTGGTGTTGATGTTGTTGGCGCTGGGCTGGGGCGGCGTGGTCTGGGCGGGCAGCGCTCCGGTCAACGTCTCGGAAACCGCGCCGGCGGCGGTCGCCATCGTCCTGGACAATTCGCCTCGCAGCGATTACACGACCGACGACGGTTCGCGTCTGGAACAAATGCAAGCCACCGCCCAGTGGTTGGTCTCGCGCTATCCGCGTGACAGCCGAATCGCGGTGCTGGACCGTTCGGCTCGCCCCGCCTCGTTCTCCTTGGACAACGCCGCGGCGATGCGGACGATCGATAAAACCGAACCGCGGCAACTGGTCCAGCCGCTCGCCGAACGCATCGAAGCGGCCGTGCGATTGGTGCGTTCGAGTGAACTGGAGCGTCGAGCCGTGTTTGTGCTCAGCGACTTGACGCGGGAAAGCTGGACGCCGTCCGATGCGCCTTCGGCCGCGTTGTCGTTGCCGCCGCTGTTGGCCGAATCGACGCCGGTAGCCCTACAGGTCGTCAACCTGGCTGCCGGCCAAGACGGGGAAACTGCCGACACCGAAAACCGCCGCTTGGGATTCCCTGCCATCGCGGACGCCACACCGGCGCGCGAAGTGCCGGTGCCGATGAGCATCAAAGTGTTTTTGGAACCGGGCACCGATCCGGCTCCGATTCGTTGCGAACTGCAGTTGTACGAACTGTCGAGCAGTCTGCCTGTGGTGCGGGACGGCGAAACCGTGTTGCCGCCGCTGCGAGTGGTCGACCGCACGGCTGGCAACGCCCATCCTGCATCGCCGGCCGAATTGTTTTTTGCCCTTCCACCCCTGCTGCCCGGGACGCATCACGGCCGCATTCAATTGACCGGCAGCGATCCCTTGGCGATCGACGATGTACGCTACTTTACTGTTACGGTGCGACCGCCAGCGAGAGTTTTGATCGTCGGCGACGACTCGCCAGCCGCCGAGCATGTGAGGCGGATTTTAAATGCGGAATTTGAACCGGGAGACCCGCGGGCGGAGTTTGCGATCGATTCGGTTACCCCCGCGCAGTTCAACGAACAGGCGCTGGCGTCACTCGATGCCGTCGCACTGCTCGATCCCGATCCCGACAAGCTCGCCGCGTCCGCGCAACTGGCGTTGCTGCAATGGGTGCGGGACGGCGGCAATCTGTTCATCGCCTTCGGCTCGGCCGGCAAGGAACACGGATTCCCCAGCACGTCCAGCGAGAACACTTCGGACGCGCGGCGTCTGCTGTTTCCGACCCGGCGGGTGTGGCGTATTCCGGAAGGCAGCTTTTTCGAACTCGCGCGGCCCGCGCATCCGATCCTCACTGAACTGGCGGAAATTCCCGGCGGCGTGCCGTGGAACGCCTTCCGCATCCAGCGGTACTGGCAACTGGACGTTGAACCCGGCGATGCGGCCCTGGCACGCTACGCCGGCACCGAGCACGCCGCGCTGCTGGAGCGACCGATCGGCAACGGCCGCATGGTCATGATGACGACGCCGATCGTGCCTTCGGCGCAACATCGACTGGCCAGCTGGAATGAGCTATTTATCGCCGCGGACTACTGGCCGGCCTTCCTGTTAACTCGACAAATCTTTGACTACGTCGGTAACCGCGACGTGGGCAATTTTAATGTCGCCGTGGGCGCCCCGGTGGTCGTGCCCCTCGATGCCTCCGCGCCAGCCCCAGCGGCAAACGGCTCCCCAACAAACAACTCTCGCGCAAGCGGTACGGCGGACAACACCGAGCGGTTACAGATGTTTACCGCCCAGATGCCACCGGTGCCGGTGCCGGTGGATCAAGGCTTGGCCATGGTTGGGGTTCCTCACCATGTGGGGAACTACTGGCTGCGTGGCACCGAGCCGCCGATCGGGTTTTCCGCAAACCTGCCCGAAGCCGCCACGGAGCTGGCGACGATCGACCCGGAATTGTTGATCGATATTTTAGGGGAAGGGAATTACGAGTTGGTGACCGACCGTGAATCGATCGTGGCGGCCGAGGGACGCAGCAGCGAGGCTCGCCCCTTGTACGCGCAGGCCATGATCGTGGTGTTGGCGCTGTTTCTGCTGGAACAACTGTTAGCCAATCGTTTCTATCGCGCTTCGAAAAGCGTCACCGCGGCGGCTCCACGACTTCACGCAAAGGGAACCACCTGA
- a CDS encoding glutamine amidotransferase: protein MQLSWDPIYTSPWLVAVLAGVMFALLMLVRPEHDSLSPKRRRTLLCLRGIAGLVLVLAMLRPSLIKTDDQPAPATLAVLLDGTRSMTLPAGDGRDRWTVQRNVWDALAPALQQQDQMLEVQILSYDEAVRPQEFAAVGSWLEQPPEGAETDIAGALRGALARAAGRPLAGVVLAGDGTQTAKIEGAGAQQVARTLASLEVPLWSVPIGPRGGDDTQRDVEVDGVPDHFLVFSGNTFSLSATVRTQSLVGAEVPVRIRLVEQLSGAETGPAEEVAIRSVVPRSQSDSQAVEFSLTAPPPGRYRMEVVADEQAGEALTINNQQVSFLDVREGGGRIVFLEGEPREEQLRLRLALRRFPDLELLYRWIRRDGQAGWPVDLETVLAKNQFDIYIIGDLHSDALGDAQLQQLKQRVADGAGLLMLGGLNTFDAGGYADTPLADALPIRMDRSLARPASPDGVDAAQLPGPLKIRVARSHPVVRLNGNQEPQQTFDALAPLTGANRLADVRAIPGVQVLLESEDEDPLLVIGEYGKGRVVAFAGDSTWQWWRQGDSALHRRFWRQIMLWLLAREALSDDAISVELDVRRFASSDTPSFRIRGRTSDEAAAALALGAELIAADGTRTALPVSPRPTAAGESIVGGKLPVLPPGLYRLRGFQTEPAGGGSLEPDEIAFQVIESDRELLRPLADPAFLEQLSALTATAGGRAFAADQVDQLIDAIRTSRQQAVSPITEKKRLGDDPASGWLLFLVFSGLLIGEWVLRRRWGLV from the coding sequence ATGCAGTTGTCCTGGGACCCGATCTACACTTCACCTTGGTTGGTCGCCGTGCTGGCGGGCGTGATGTTTGCCCTGCTGATGCTGGTCCGCCCCGAACACGACTCGCTCAGCCCCAAGCGGCGACGGACGCTCCTCTGCCTGCGCGGGATCGCGGGATTGGTTCTAGTGCTGGCGATGTTGCGCCCCTCGTTGATCAAGACGGACGACCAGCCCGCGCCGGCCACGTTGGCCGTATTGCTGGACGGAACGCGCAGCATGACGTTGCCTGCCGGCGACGGTCGCGACCGCTGGACGGTGCAGCGCAACGTTTGGGATGCCCTGGCGCCTGCGCTGCAGCAGCAGGATCAGATGCTGGAGGTGCAAATCCTCAGCTATGATGAAGCGGTCCGTCCGCAGGAATTTGCAGCCGTCGGGTCCTGGTTGGAACAACCGCCAGAAGGAGCGGAAACCGATATCGCCGGCGCACTCCGTGGTGCCCTGGCGCGGGCCGCCGGACGTCCTTTGGCGGGCGTCGTGTTAGCCGGCGACGGCACGCAAACGGCCAAGATCGAAGGCGCCGGCGCCCAGCAGGTAGCGCGGACATTGGCGTCGTTGGAAGTCCCGCTGTGGTCGGTACCGATCGGACCTCGCGGCGGCGACGATACCCAACGCGATGTCGAAGTCGACGGAGTGCCCGATCACTTCCTGGTGTTTAGCGGCAACACCTTTTCGCTTTCGGCGACCGTGCGGACGCAGTCGCTGGTTGGCGCCGAAGTGCCCGTGCGGATTCGCTTGGTGGAGCAACTCAGTGGTGCGGAGACGGGACCGGCGGAGGAGGTCGCGATCCGTTCGGTGGTTCCCCGCAGCCAATCCGATAGCCAAGCGGTTGAGTTTTCCTTGACCGCTCCGCCGCCGGGCCGGTATCGGATGGAAGTGGTCGCCGATGAACAGGCGGGCGAAGCTCTGACGATCAACAACCAGCAGGTGTCGTTTCTGGATGTTCGCGAGGGCGGCGGGCGAATCGTGTTTCTCGAGGGCGAACCTCGCGAGGAACAACTGCGGCTGCGTTTGGCCCTGCGACGCTTCCCTGATCTGGAACTGCTCTATCGCTGGATCCGCCGCGACGGACAAGCCGGCTGGCCGGTCGACCTGGAAACCGTACTCGCCAAGAATCAGTTCGACATCTACATCATCGGTGACCTGCATAGCGATGCCCTCGGCGACGCTCAGCTGCAACAGTTAAAACAGCGAGTGGCCGACGGAGCCGGACTGCTGATGCTGGGCGGCTTGAACACCTTCGACGCCGGCGGTTATGCCGATACACCCTTGGCCGATGCATTGCCGATCCGCATGGACCGTTCGCTGGCTCGGCCCGCATCGCCTGATGGCGTGGACGCGGCGCAGCTGCCCGGTCCGCTGAAGATTCGCGTCGCCAGGTCGCACCCGGTGGTCCGTTTAAACGGCAACCAGGAACCGCAACAGACCTTCGATGCGTTGGCGCCGCTGACCGGAGCGAACCGGCTTGCAGATGTACGCGCGATTCCCGGCGTGCAGGTGTTGTTGGAATCGGAAGACGAAGACCCGTTGTTGGTAATCGGTGAGTACGGCAAGGGACGTGTGGTCGCGTTTGCGGGCGATAGTACCTGGCAGTGGTGGCGACAGGGTGACAGTGCTCTGCACCGCCGCTTTTGGCGTCAGATCATGTTATGGCTGTTGGCCCGCGAGGCGCTGTCGGACGACGCGATATCGGTGGAGTTGGATGTGCGGCGGTTTGCCAGTTCCGACACGCCTTCGTTTCGCATTCGCGGGCGAACGTCGGACGAAGCCGCCGCGGCGCTTGCGTTGGGAGCCGAATTGATCGCCGCCGACGGCACCAGGACCGCCCTGCCTGTCAGCCCGCGGCCGACCGCGGCCGGGGAGTCGATCGTGGGGGGCAAGTTGCCGGTCTTACCGCCGGGACTGTATCGGTTGCGGGGATTCCAGACGGAGCCTGCCGGCGGCGGCAGCCTGGAACCTGACGAAATCGCTTTTCAGGTGATTGAAAGCGACCGCGAATTACTGAGGCCGCTGGCCGATCCGGCGTTCCTGGAACAGCTGTCGGCACTGACCGCCACCGCCGGCGGGCGGGCTTTCGCGGCCGATCAGGTGGATCAGTTGATCGACGCGATTCGAACCAGTCGTCAACAGGCCGTGTCGCCGATCACCGAGAAAAAACGACTCGGCGACGATCCCGCCAGTGGTTGGCTGTTGTTCCTGGTATTCAGCGGATTGTTGATCGGCGAGTGGGTGCTGCGGCGCCGCTGGGGCCTGGTCTAA
- a CDS encoding ankyrin repeat domain-containing protein, translating to MTSTPSASRSWNAVLLGLAMLLVMGAVWWGVVRREPVAEGIQPIPDAAPNREPDAEAVAPRPQPAPRTVSDEDFFRAAATGELVTIQLGLKQGIDPDLPDPDGQTPLMLAGFNGHLRVMRRLLDGGADVNHKSSLNRTPLLVTCSGPNLEAVKMLLHEGAEVNVRDSHEGWTALMVAAVEGQAEIVAALLEAGADKSLADSDGDTALQFATRGGHQRCVELLSAPGNTALGNTASENSAPENTEPE from the coding sequence ATGACCTCAACACCTTCCGCTTCGCGTTCTTGGAACGCCGTTCTGCTCGGCTTGGCGATGCTGCTGGTCATGGGAGCGGTTTGGTGGGGCGTGGTGCGTCGTGAACCGGTCGCCGAGGGCATCCAGCCCATCCCCGATGCGGCGCCCAACCGCGAACCAGACGCCGAAGCCGTTGCCCCCCGACCGCAGCCCGCACCGCGCACCGTCTCGGACGAAGACTTCTTTCGTGCCGCCGCCACCGGCGAATTGGTCACCATTCAATTGGGCTTGAAGCAGGGCATCGATCCCGATCTGCCCGACCCCGACGGCCAAACCCCGCTGATGCTGGCGGGCTTTAACGGACACCTGCGAGTCATGCGGCGGCTGCTCGATGGCGGCGCCGATGTGAACCATAAAAGTTCTTTAAACCGGACGCCCCTGTTGGTAACTTGCAGCGGCCCGAACCTGGAAGCGGTAAAGATGCTGCTACACGAAGGAGCGGAAGTCAACGTCCGCGACTCGCACGAAGGTTGGACCGCGTTGATGGTGGCGGCCGTCGAAGGTCAGGCGGAAATCGTGGCGGCGTTGTTGGAAGCCGGCGCGGATAAATCGCTGGCCGATAGCGATGGCGACACCGCGTTACAGTTCGCGACCCGCGGAGGCCACCAACGCTGCGTGGAACTGCTCTCCGCCCCGGGAAATACGGCTTTGGGAAATACGGCTTCGGAAAATTCGGCCCCGGAAAACACGGAGCCAGAATAG
- a CDS encoding PEP-CTERM sorting domain-containing protein produces the protein MNSVCCRFNFVWIGLCALTFCLGPLAAPLSAGVILEYDFTTATSLPSVSGLPYVSSTGVAETDVFKLENQVLKVDTTGFGPDVYAGYQLDDSFDSTIDVVLEFRARTLSASGGLGMFIGFSDASAQGAVELRPTGWSVLAAGASGSITPGFHDFKLTKAGGSNAFTLDIDGSQVAAGTLSTVSSVPSYLYFGDGSPTGGNIRGEIEYLRYSNSNIASVVPEPSSCVTLGLAAIGLLGGVRQSRRRAEQR, from the coding sequence ATGAACTCCGTGTGTTGCCGTTTTAATTTCGTATGGATCGGTTTGTGTGCGCTAACATTCTGCCTTGGTCCGCTTGCGGCACCACTAAGCGCCGGAGTGATTCTTGAATACGACTTCACTACCGCGACGAGCTTACCCAGCGTTTCGGGGTTGCCATACGTCTCTTCTACCGGCGTTGCGGAAACGGACGTATTTAAGCTTGAAAACCAAGTTCTCAAAGTAGATACGACTGGATTTGGCCCAGACGTATATGCCGGATACCAACTTGATGACAGTTTTGATTCCACGATCGACGTAGTGCTCGAATTCCGGGCGCGGACCCTCAGTGCCAGCGGCGGATTGGGAATGTTTATTGGGTTCTCCGATGCGTCCGCCCAGGGAGCCGTCGAACTACGCCCGACAGGCTGGAGTGTGCTGGCGGCGGGCGCCAGTGGTAGCATCACTCCAGGCTTCCATGATTTCAAGCTTACTAAAGCTGGCGGAAGCAATGCGTTTACGCTGGACATCGATGGCAGCCAAGTCGCCGCAGGAACACTTTCCACTGTAAGTTCAGTCCCCTCTTATCTCTACTTCGGTGACGGCTCACCTACGGGCGGCAACATCCGAGGCGAGATCGAGTACCTACGCTACAGCAACTCGAACATCGCCTCGGTAGTGCCCGAACCGAGCAGTTGTGTCACCCTGGGCCTCGCGGCGATTGGTCTGTTAGGCGGAGTGCGTCAGTCCCGCCGCCGCGCAGAACAGCGCTAG